The window TGTCCTGCAGGGCACTTGGCGATACGCAAAGCACGTCAGAACAAAAAAAATATAGGCAAAAACCAAGTTGACACCTACTATTTTGATGTCGAAAAGTGCAGGGTTTGTCCATTGAAAGAAGGTTGCTATAAGGAGGGTGCAAAAAGTAAAACATATTCTGTTTCCATCAAGTCAGAATTGCATCAGGACCAGATGGCTTTTCAGGAAAGCGATTATTACAAAGAAAAATCGAAACACCGCTATAAAATAGAAGCCAAAAACAGCGAACTTAAAAATGTGCACGGCTATAACAGAGCGATTGCCTATGGAATTGAAAATATGCAAATGCAGGGAGCAATGGCTATTTTCGCAGTCAATTTGAAGAGAATACTGAAATTAATATAGAGAAAAACAATCTCTGGGTGGTATTATATCAAAACTCGTCACAGAGCACACATACGAAATCATAGAGACGCAAAAAAAATACAACAAAAAAAAGAAAAGAGCTTATTGCGAAGATTTAAAACATCGTAATAAGCTCTTGTTTTTAATCCATTTTTAAAGGATAAACTAAAATGCATGAGGTTTTTCAGTGACCTCGAAATTTTCTGCGGATTTTTTTATTCTTAAAGTTTAAACTGAAACAGTTTAGATTTTATTTTTTCGTGTATTTTATTTCCATTGTTTTGTACTCTTTGCCTGTTTTAGAATCTGGGCCATACATTTCTAATGTTTGATGAGTGTCGTCTACAAAAGTATAGACTTCTCTCATATTGCAGTCTTTACCAGGTCTTGTGGGGTCTGTCATTTTTCCTTTAAATTCGATTGATTTTTTAGCTGCATCCCAGTCTCCTTCCATGGTCATTAATCCGGTTCCCATATTGTCAATCCAGGTGCTTACAAATTTCTTTTTAGCATTGTCATAGCCTGTAATGCTCATTCCTTCAAAAGGCATACCCATAAAATTTCCTTTGTGTTCGCTGGTTTGGTAGCGTCCATCAAAGATTGTTTTATTGGTCGTTGTCGATGTACTTGTCATGGGTTTTCCACCGTCTTCCATCCACATTGTGTTTTCTCCCGACCAGACTCCGTCAGATTTTGCAAGCATTTTTTGCATATCTCCCGGCGTTGCAAATTCCATCCATGCTTTGTTTGCGGTTGCAGAATCTACCGGTTTCCACTCTTCGTTGGCGATAGAATCTGTTCCGGTTGAATTTTTTACGTCGATTTTTGCTTTATCACAAGCGATAAATAGAAGAATAGCGCTGGCTGCAAAGAATAAATTTTTCATAATTGTTTAGTTTTAAGTTGATTATAAATGTAGCAAAAAATAGAATTCGAAAAATTATTATTTTAATCTTGAAAATGAAATTTCTAATTATTAATTTTGTGTACTCGTAACGCAAATTAAATTATGGATTCTCCTAAAAAATTACAAGATATAAAAGTTGCTGTAGACGCAGTTATTTTTGGATATTTTGATAAAAAAGATCTTCAGATTCTTTTAATTAAAAGAAATATTGAACCATTTAAAGGAGGCTGGGCACTCCCGGGAGGTTTAGTTTTAGATGATGAAAATCTCGACGATGCTGTAAAAAGAGAATTACAGGAAGAAGCAGGCATAAAACCCGATTTTTTGGAACAACTCTATACTTTTGGTAATGTAGGTCGTGATCCAAGAAATAGAGTGGTCTCGGTGGCTTATTTAGGCTTGGTAAATCCTTCTTATCACGAATTGTTTGCAGATTCTGATGCCGAAGATGCACAATGGTTTAGTGTCAATCAACTTCCGAAGCTGGCTTTTGATCATCAAACCATTATTGATATTGCGTTAAAAAGACTTCGTACAAAAATTCAGTATCAACCGATTGGTTTTAATCTTTTGAATGATGAATTTGTGTTTTCTGAACTTGAAAATCTCTATAAAACCATTATCGGACAGGAAATTGACCGTCGAAATTTCAGAAAAAAGATAATGAGTTACGGACTTTTGAATGAAACCAATAACTTAAAAAAAGAAGGCAGCGGCAGACCTGGGAAATTATTTACTTTCAATCAGGAGAAATATAAAGAGCTTGAAGAACAGGGATTTTATTTTGAAATCAAATGATTTTTTAAATGCGAATGACACAAATGTTTTTCACAAATAAACGATTTTCGATACAATATTTTACATCAATAGAAACGGGCTTTAGTCCGTTTTTTAATGAATAAACAATCTATCGGCTTTAGCCAAAACTTAAATATAAAATAGTCAAGTGTGTCATTTGTGAAAACATTTGTGTAATTAGTATTTCAATAAATTAAAATTTTATCACTGAAAATCAATCAATTAAAGTGTTTAGTGTAAAATTAACACAAATAAATTTGGAAGGTAAAACCATAATCTTTTACATTTGTGTAATAATAACGCAATTGCTGGTTTGTTTAAAATAAATTAAATTCTTGTTATGCAGTTTTTAATTAGTGTAAAATTAACACAAAGCCAATTATGGAAGAAGACTTAAAACCCAGATTCATCGAGTCATTACAAAGAAATAATGACCAGATAAGAGAAGACCGTGCCCGAATTATCGGAGAAGATGCAGAGTTAATTTACAGGCGAAGAGTAGAAGATATTGAACTGAAAATCAAAAGACTGGAAAGAGAACAGGAAGGCTTGATCGACATTAGTCCTTTAGACAAAAACAGTTTAACATTCGCTGATATTCAGCCGGAAGCATTCGTTCAGAGAGACATAGAATTATCATTAATAATCAGAAATTTAAATATTCAATTGGAATTAACAAGAACAAGATTCGAATATTTATTTGGCAAAAAATTTTAAGTTATGGGAAGTACAAGATACGACATGGACGCTCGTTTTGACAGAGCAAAGAAAGCAGGTTATGCATCAAAATCTGCAAGTGAAATTTTCACGCAGAATGCAAAAAGAAAAGCACATGAATCTATGAATCCACATGGTATTTCTTTCAGGGAATCAAGAGATTCTGCGGTTCATCCGAATTCAGTTCCTATTATTTTAGGATTGGATGTGACGGGAAGTATGGGGCATATTCCTTATGATTTGATTAAAGAAGGGCTTCCAAAATTGATGGGCGGTATTATCCAGGGTGGAGTTCCTGATCCGGCGCTTTTATTCTTAGGAATCGGAGATCACGAATGTGACAGTTATCCTTTGCAGGTCGGTCAGTTTGAATCTGGAGATGAAGAGCTTGATATGTGGTTGACAAGAACTTAAGTACTTACGAAAAATTAATCATATATTTTGATCCAAAATTATCTAAAATTTCATTTAAGTGTTTTTTTAATGATACAAAATTAGTAAAAGCATCAAATGGAAGCCATTGATATTTTACAAAACGCCACAAAATCTCAATTAAATTTAGTTCAGGAGAATATGGCGGTATAAAATAAATGATTAAATCTCGTTCTTCCCATTCTTTGACTTTTACAGTAAAAATTTTACTCTTATGAATTGGAGCATTATCTAAAATAATGACTGTTTTCTTTGTGATTTTTTCGCAAAACTCATCCAAAAAGTCAATCATTATTTGTGAATTTACACTTCCTTCATAAGTTCTTTGAAAAAGTTTTGAACAAGGAGTCATCAAACCTAAAACACTCCAACTTTTTGAGCGATCTGATGGCAATAAAACTGGGTCATCTTTGGTTTGCCAAGCATAAGGAACATTTGGAACTGTGCTAAAATGGCTTGCGTCCCCAAAATACAAATCAATATAATCAATTGAATGCAAGTGTTTTAAATATTTTATTTCTTCCTTACTTTTTCTAAACTCGATTTCACATCTTTTTTTTCGCAAAGATTTTCTACATCGTTTCCATTTATAAGTTCGTTTCTTTTAAAAAATTTTGCAAGGTAACTTTACTGACATTTATTTGGTGTTTTTCAGATAAAATTGACAAAATAACCTTCAGATTCCGGCTATTTTCTTTGATCAAACCAGGGAGGATTTCTTTTACCGGATCTAATTTCACTTTTGCTCCTCTACCTTCTTTTATGTATAATGTTTTCTGTTTTTCAGAAAGGGTTTCAGCATTTTCCCAAGCATTAAAAAACTCAACAATCCGAAGCCATTTAATATCTGTAAGCCTAGAAACCTCTTTCATTGAAAGTTTTTTATGAGATAATTTCAACAAATTACAACGCAATCTTGTGATATGATTTGGGCTCTCTTTTTCGAGCTTATTAACTAAGATTTGTTCTTTTTCTGAAAGAGTAATAAAACGCATAATTATTTGATTAATAGTTAAATGTACAAAAATCAAAACTGTTACACAAATATATGTTTAAATATTTCTTTCTACTTATATTGAATCTGGAGGTGGTGGAAATGCGGGAGAAAGTTATTTATTGGCGTGGTATTTTGCCGCTTTTCACACAAGAACAGATGCTTTTGAGAAGAGAAACCAAAAAGGCTTGTTATTTACGGTGGGTGATGAGCCCTGCTTGAAAACACTTCCGGCTTCTGCGATCAGAGAGTTGATGGGAACGGGTCAGCAGACTTTCAAACACACGGAATTACTGGCGGAAGCTCAAAAAAAATATGAGGTTTTTCACATCAGCGTTTTGCACTCTGGGCAGGCTGTAGATGCAGATAAAGGATGGAAAGATCTGTTGGGACAAAACTGTTTGTCTATACAGGATTACAGAGATGTTCCGAAGGTAATTAAAGAGGTAGTTTGCAGTAGATTTAAAGATGGCTTTAGTAAAACTAAAGATTTAGGTGATTTTAATAATATTCAAATGTATTAAGAAATGAAAACAGCACAAATAGTTATAGGCTTAGGATTTGGTGACGAAGGGAAAGGCATCACCACGGATTTTCTGGCTCAGCAACATCCTGAGTCTGTAGTTATTCGGTTTTCAGGAGGTCAACAGGCGGCGCATACGGTGATGATTGATGATAAAAAACACGTTCATTCCAGCTTTGCAAGTGGTGCGGTGCGTGGTTTGCCTTCGTATTTTACGGAGCATTGCACGATTCACCCGACGTTTTTATTCAATGAAAGAGAGGAATTGATTCAGAAAAACGGAAATATTGAACTGATCATTCATCCTTTGGCAAAAGTAACCACACCTTTTGATGTTTTGTACAACAGGAAAAATATCAAAAACCTCGAACACGGAACCTGCGGAAAAGGAGTCGGAGCTACGATGAAACGAAATGAAAGTCCATTTAAATTGTTTGCTGTTGATTTAATTGCTCCGAGAACGTTGCTGATTGAAAAATTAAAAGGAATCGCCAATTATTACGGTTTTGAAGAAGACGAAGAAATCACAAATGCATTGCAGGATTTTTTAGAAGCTATTGATAAAATTGATTTGAAAATAGAAGGTTATGACTATTTAAAATCATTTAATCATCTTATTTTTGAAGGAAGTCAAGGAATTTTGTTGGACATGGATCACGGTGTTTTTCCGAATGTAACTTTTGCCAATACAACTTCAAAAAATGCTTATGAAATCTGTCAGTTGTTAGAAATTGAAGATATCGAAATGTTTTATGTTACAAGATCTTATTCTACCCGTCACGGAAGCGGCTGGATGAGCAATGAAAAATCACTGAACCTTAAAAATAATCAAGAAGAAACCTGTACTTTTAATGAATATCAAAAAGATTTGCGTTTCGGAGATTTAGATTATGATTTATTGAATTATGCATTGAAATTGGATGAAGCTTACGTTGTTACTCAAAAGAAAAATCTGGTGGTAACTTGTCTTGATCAGTTGAATGAAAAATTTAAAATAGAAGATCTTAAGGTGAAATTTGACCAGATTTTTGGGAGTTATTCT is drawn from Chryseobacterium muglaense and contains these coding sequences:
- a CDS encoding IS630 family transposase, translating into MRKKRCEIEFRKSKEEIKYLKHLHSIDYIDLYFGDASHFSTVPNVPYAWQTKDDPVLLPSDRSKSWSVLGLMTPCSKLFQRTYEGSVNSQIMIDFLDEFCEKITKKTVIILDNAPIHKSKIFTVKVKEWEERDLIIYFIPPYSPELNLIEILWRFVKYQWLPFDAFTNFVSLKKHLNEILDNFGSKYMINFS
- a CDS encoding DUF1579 domain-containing protein, which gives rise to MKNLFFAASAILLFIACDKAKIDVKNSTGTDSIANEEWKPVDSATANKAWMEFATPGDMQKMLAKSDGVWSGENTMWMEDGGKPMTSTSTTTNKTIFDGRYQTSEHKGNFMGMPFEGMSITGYDNAKKKFVSTWIDNMGTGLMTMEGDWDAAKKSIEFKGKMTDPTRPGKDCNMREVYTFVDDTHQTLEMYGPDSKTGKEYKTMEIKYTKK
- a CDS encoding adenylosuccinate synthetase, producing MKTAQIVIGLGFGDEGKGITTDFLAQQHPESVVIRFSGGQQAAHTVMIDDKKHVHSSFASGAVRGLPSYFTEHCTIHPTFLFNEREELIQKNGNIELIIHPLAKVTTPFDVLYNRKNIKNLEHGTCGKGVGATMKRNESPFKLFAVDLIAPRTLLIEKLKGIANYYGFEEDEEITNALQDFLEAIDKIDLKIEGYDYLKSFNHLIFEGSQGILLDMDHGVFPNVTFANTTSKNAYEICQLLEIEDIEMFYVTRSYSTRHGSGWMSNEKSLNLKNNQEETCTFNEYQKDLRFGDLDYDLLNYALKLDEAYVVTQKKNLVVTCLDQLNEKFKIEDLKVKFDQIFGSYSPYSKDFKRIDE
- a CDS encoding NUDIX hydrolase; the protein is MDSPKKLQDIKVAVDAVIFGYFDKKDLQILLIKRNIEPFKGGWALPGGLVLDDENLDDAVKRELQEEAGIKPDFLEQLYTFGNVGRDPRNRVVSVAYLGLVNPSYHELFADSDAEDAQWFSVNQLPKLAFDHQTIIDIALKRLRTKIQYQPIGFNLLNDEFVFSELENLYKTIIGQEIDRRNFRKKIMSYGLLNETNNLKKEGSGRPGKLFTFNQEKYKELEEQGFYFEIK